In the Plasmodium reichenowi strain SY57 chromosome Unknown, whole genome shotgun sequence genome, one interval contains:
- a CDS encoding F-actin-capping protein subunit alpha, putative, with protein sequence MNNMLNEKKNFIRHVLMNSPPGKLNDLVK encoded by the coding sequence ATGAATAACATGttaaatgaaaagaaaaattttataagaCACGTATTGATGAATTCCCCTCCAGGGAAATTAAATGACTTGGTCAAAG